One stretch of Phocoena phocoena chromosome 10, mPhoPho1.1, whole genome shotgun sequence DNA includes these proteins:
- the BTN1A1 gene encoding butyrophilin subfamily 1 member A1 has translation MAVFPNSCLPGCLLVFILLQVPKLDSAPFDVIGPPEPILAVVGEDAELPCHLSPNVSAERMELRWFREKVSPAVFVRREGREQPGEQMAEYRGRVTLVEDRIAEGRVAVRIQDVKASDDGEYRCFFRQDENYEEATVHLKVAALGSDPHIHMEVQESGEIWLECTSVGWYPEPRVQWRTPKGEEFPSVSESRNPDEEGLFTVAASVIIRDTSMKNVSCCIRNLLLGQENEVEISIPAPFFPRLTPWMVAVAVVLMVLGLLTIGSIFFTWRLYKERSRQKRHEFSSKEKLLEELKWKKATLHAVDVTLDPDTAHPHLFLYEDSKSVRLEDSRQKLPEKPERFDSWPCVLGREAFTSGRHYWEVEVGDRTDWAIGVCRENVMKKGFDPMTPENGFWAVELYGNGYWALTPLRTPLPLAGPPRRVGIFLDCESGDICFYNMTDGSHIYTFSNASFSGPLRPFFCLWSCGKKPLTICPITNGLEGVTVVADPKDLSKDIPLSPIGQDSASGDTDTLHSKLIPPQPSQRVP, from the exons ATGGCAGTCTTCCCAAACTCCTGTCTCCCTGGGTGTCTGCTCGTCTTCATTCTCCTCCAGGTGCCCAAGCTGGATTCTG CTCCCTTTGACGTGATTGGACCCCCGGAGCCCATCCTGGCGGTGGTGGGTGAAGATGCCGAGTTGCCCTGTCACCTCTCCCCCAACGTGAGCGCCGAGCGCATGGAGTTGCGGTGGTTCCGAGAGAAGGTCTCTCCCGCGGTGTTCGTGCGCCGGGAAGGGCGAGAGCAGCCCGGAGAGCAGATGGCCGAGTACCGGGGGAGAGTGACGCTGGTGGAGGACCGCATCGCGGAGGGGCGCGTCGCTGTGAGGATACAGGACGTCAAGGCCTCTGATGATGGGGAGTACCGATGCTTTTTCAGGCAGGACGAAAACTACGAAGAGGCCACCGTGCATCTGAAGGTGGCTG CTCTGGGCTCTGATCCTCACATCCACATGGAAGTTCAAGAGAGTGGAGAGATCTGGCTGGAGTGTACCTCAGTGGGATGGTACCCAGAGCCCCGGGTACAGTGGCGAACTCCCAAGGGAGAGGAGTTTCCATCCGTGTCAGAGTCCAGGAACCCTGATGAAGAAGGTCTGTTCACCGTGGCAGCTTCAGTGATCATCAGGGACACCTCCATGAAGAATGTGTCCTGCTGTATCCGGAACCTCCTCCTCGGCCAAGAGAATGAAGTAGAGATTTCTATACCAG CTCCCTTCTTCCCAAGGCTGACTCCCTGGATGGTGGCTGTGGCTGTGGTCTTGATGGTCCTAGGACTTCTCACAATTGGGTCCATATTCTTCACTTGGAGACTATACAAGGAAAGATCCAGACAGAAGAGGCATGAATTCAGCTCTAAAG AGAAACTCCTGGAAGAGCTCA AATGGAAAAAGGCTACACTGCATGCAG tTGATGTGACTCTGGATCCAGATAccgcccacccccacctcttTCTGTATGAAGATTCAAAATCTGTCCGACTGGAAGATTCACGTCAGAAACTGCCTGAGAAACCAGAGAGATTTGACTCCTGGCCTTGTGTGTTGGGTCGTGAGGCCTTCACCTCGGGGAGACATTactgggaggtggaggtgggagacaGGACTGACTGGGCAATCGGGGTGTGTAGGGAGAACGTGATGAAGAAAGGATTTGACCCCATGACTCCCGAGAATGGGTTCTGGGCTGTGGAGTTGTATGGAAACGGGTACTGGGCTCTCACCCCCCTGCGGACCCCTCTCCCATTGGCGGGACCCCCCCGCCGagttgggatcttcctggactgtgAGTCAGGAGACATCTGCTTCTATAACATGACTGATGGATCCCATATCTATACTTTCTCTAATGCCTCTTTCTCAGGCCCCCTCCGGCCCTTCTTCTGCCTGTGGTCCTGTGGTAAAAAGCCCCTGACCATCTGCCCAATCACTAATGGGCTTGAGGGAGTCACAGTAGTTGCTGATCCCAAGGACCTTTCTAAGGACATCCCACTCTCGCCCATAGGGCAGGACTCTGCCTCTGGGGATACAGACACCCTCCATTCTAAACTgatccctccccagcccagccaaCGGGTACCTTAA